The genomic segment TCGAAGCCGGCGCAACGCTACCAGGCCACAACCATCAGCACGAACAGGTCACCGCTGTCCTGGAGGGGCGACTCCAATTTGTACTCGACGGCGAGGAACGGGTGTTGGAGCCCGGGGCGGTGGCGGTGATTCCTGGCGGCGTGTTCCATTCGGCTCAGGCCCTGACTGACTGTCGGGTCGTCGACGTGTTTCAGCCGGCTCGCAGTGATTATCCGGGCCAATTTCATCGGACGGAAGCTGCAGCCGACTAGTTTCGGAGCAGGGCGGCCTCGCTTTGCCTCAAACCATCAACGCCAGGAAGTGTTCCAGGTCCTGAAAGGCCGCCTGGGCCGCGGGGGAAATCGTCGGCATCATCAGTATAAAAGCGTGGTCGGCGCCGGGGAATTCCGCCAACACCGAGGGTACGCCTGCGGCTTGCAGCTTCTGGTGAAGATCTCTGGCGTCGGGCGCCATGTCAAAGGCATCTGCGCTACCCTGCAACAACAGTGTGGGTGGAGAATCTTCGCTGACCCGGTAGTTGGGCGAAAGCCGGCGAAAGAGCTGTGGATCCTGGTCCGGCGTATTTCCCAAGACCGCCGCGATGTAATTGGGGGCCTCCTGAACCTTCATTCCCCAGGGCACCAGGCTCGTCAGTTTGAGCACCATTTCGACGGGCCACTGAATCGCCTTCGTCCAAGGATCGCTGTCCAGCATCGCCATGCCCTGTTCGATATCCTCGTGGCGGAGCAGCATATCGATCGGAGCGTAGAAGGAAACCACCGCGCGCACCGAAGTGTCGCCATCGATTTCAGGGGGCTGGAATGCGGGGTCGCCGGGGGTGTAGGCTGCCATCAGCGCCAGATGTCCTCCGGCCGACTCGCCCATCAGCACGATTCGTTCCGGATCGACCTTGAAGTCAGCCGCGTTTATTTTCAACCAGAGGATGGCTCGGTTGACGTCGACCACCATGGCTGGCACCAGCACGTCGGGCGCCATGGTGTACTCGATGTCCATGATAGTGTGTCCCTGCCGGACCAACCGGCGGAACATGGGGCGGGTCCCCAGGTCTTTTTCGCCGATACGCCACGCGCCGCCGTGGACAAAGATCACAGCCAACCCGGTCCGCGGCACGCCCGCGGGCGGCTGCCAGATGTCCGCCTTCAGTGCCCGGCCGGTTTCGTCGTTGATGGCGAAGACCACGTCATGCTGAAAGGAGTCGCTGGAGGGAGGAAGGATCAGCGGCCAGCGTCGGGCAGCCAGTCTGCTGCGCAACTCCGGTGGCACGCGAGTTGGCCAATTGGGTCCGAAAGCCTCTGAAAAGCCATCATGGGGTGCCACTACTCGGATTATGTAACGGGCTGCCAGGCCTGTACCGACGAGGCTGCCGGCGGCGGTGACCAGCTGTCTCTGCCGAAGGGCTGCCAGAGAGACGATGGCGCCAACCAGGGCCATCAGAGGTGACAATGATGTGGCCAGCACTCTGGGAATCCAGATGAAGAGACGGGGTCCCATGCCCGTGAAGCGGATCGGAAGAAGGAGTCCGGAGAGTGTCACAATGGAGGCCAGAAAGCGAAGGAGATAATTCATGCTGCTATCCTCCGAATGGTCGAGCGTCGGAAGTAGAGAAGTGGACAGGTAGACAAGTAAATTAGTAGACAGGTTAGCCGATGGACCAGGCGCCGTGTGCCAGGCTAATGGTCAATTGTCAGTGGTTAACGATCAATTGTTAACACCTGCGTCGGAACCCAGTGCATGCTGGCACACCAGCAGGCGTACCGTGACGCTAGCAAGCGGTGCGAGAGCTAGGTAAGGCCACCGAAAGGTGAGAGCTAGCGGGCGGTGCGTGAGCTAGTACAGCCCGGCGTAGATTCATGGATGGTTTTTGTAGCGCAATTTTACAATTTGCACCTGGACAATTTGGAAAATTGTCCTACAACATCGACCACGAACTTATGCCTGCTTGTACCAGGTGTGGCAGAGGGCAATTGTGGCCCTGCAATGCTTCAAAGAGCGCGTTATCGACGACAGTTCGACTTCGCTAACCGCAGGCTTTCTGTCGATCCGGATTCCGTAAGCGCCAACTGTTTCCCCATTCCCCGTCTACTTGTTTCCTTGTTTCCCTGTTTCCTGTCTACCTGTTTCCCGCGGCACCCGGCCATAGATTGCCGTCAGTTCCCGCAGCCGTTGCTGGATATCGTCCGACAGGTCGTCTGTCAGATAGCGCCACTGCCAGTTGCCGCTGGGCACGCTGGGCACGTTCATGCGATCCTCGCTGCCCAGACTCAGCAGGTCCTGAGCTGAGGAGACGGCCATCCTGGCTACCGAGGCCCACGCCAGGCGAATGAAATCCCAGGCCAGATCGCTGGTGTCCTGCTTTCCGAGGTACTTCAACGCGTTGGCGCGTTCACGGGGCTGGGAGGTGTTTTCGTACCAGCCCATGATCGTGTCGTTATCGTGGGTGCCAGGGTAGACGACCCAGTCTGGCGAGTCATAGTTGTGGGGCAGGAAGAGGTCGTTGGCATCGCTGCCAAATGCGAACTGCAGGATCTTCATGCCCGGGAAACCGAAGGTCTCCATCAGGTGATCGACCCCCTCTCGGGCTTCGGGGGTAAAGTCTCCCAGGTCCTCGGCGATGATCAGCAGTTTGCCCAGTTCTTTTTCCACCATCTCGAACATGGCTGGTCCCGGGCCCATCACCCACTGGCCGTCGATGGCGGTCTCAGCCTCCGCCGGGATTTCCCAATAGTTGTAGAAGCCGCGGAAGTGGTCGACCCGGACAATGTCCACCATGGTCAGCATTGCCCGGAAGCGATCGGTCCACCAGGCGTAACCTCGCTCCGCCATCACCTCCCACCGGTAAAGAGGATTGCCCCATAGCTGGCCTGTTTCACTGAAATAGTCGGGCGGCACACCGGCTACGACGGTCAGCTGGCCTTTTTCGTCGAAGTAGAAGAGATCGGGATGAGCCCAGGCATCGGAACTGTCGTTGGCCACGAATATGGGGATGTCGCCGATAAGTCGGATGCCGCGCTGGTTGGCGTAGGCCTTCAAAGCCAGCCACTGGCGGAAGAACTGCCATTGCAGGTACTTGTGAGTCCGGACAGGCTGCGCAAGCTCAGTCTGCCAGCGCGCTATCGCCTCCGGCTGGCGCATGCGTATGTCCATCTCCCAGCTGCCCCAGGGTGCGCCATCGTGGACGTCCTTCAAGGCCATGAACAGGGCGAAATCGTCGAGCCAGTCGCCATTCTCGGCGCAGAAAACCTCGAAGTCCACCAGAAGCTCCATGCTTGCTTGCTCGCTGAAGGCCTGGTAGGACTGCTTGAGCAACGGCATTTTCCATGCGATGACCCAGCCGAAGTCCACCTTGTCCTCTGGAAAGGGAGGCAGGTCCTGATTAATGCTATCCCAGGATAGCAGCCCATCGCCGATGAGCTGCTCCAGATCGATCAACAGCGGGTTGCCGGCGAAGGCCGAAAAGCATTGGTAGGGTGAATCCCCGTAGCCGGTGGGGCCCAGGGGCAGCACCTGCCAGAGCGATTGCCCGGCCTCCTGCAAATAGTCCACGAAACGATAGGCGTGTTCGCCCAGGTCACCAATGCCATAGCGGCCCGGGAAGGAGGTGGGGTGGAGCAGGACGCCTGCGGAACGGGTGAAGGTCATGGCGGGTCTCCGGGGAAAGGGCATGAACGTGGCGGCCGCCGCCACGTTCATGCCCATACGTTATCGCCGCCGCAGCACGTAGGCCGCGGCCAGGGCCGCACCGGCCAACGCAGGCAACGCCGTCAGCGGCAGGCTCACCGGCAGAGGCGACTGCGCCTCGCCGGCAGCCAGGCCACTCAGCGTTACCGCGGTGGGCGGACGCACCGTCAGCTCGACCGGCACGATCACCAGTTCGGTCTCGTTGCCGGGACCGGGATCAGGATCGTTGCTGGTCACGCACAGGTTGCCCAGGTATACGCCATTGGCCAGACCTGTCGAGTCGAAGGTCACGTCCACGGGTGTGTCCGTGCCGCCGGCGTTGGAGCCGTTGTCAGGCGCCACCGTCAGCCACGGAATGTCACTGGGTGCCGTGCAGGCGCCACCGGCCACCGTATCGCCGGTCACGTTCATCACGATGTGCATGCCGGGGAAACCGATTGCAGCAGTATCAGTCGGCTCCGGCACACCACAGGCAGCAGCTGCCAGATAGCTGGGCGCCGTCTGGCCATCAGGATTCGATCCGATGAAGAAGCTATTGCCAGCGGTTTGGCCATCTGGCGTGAACACCTCCACCACCAGCACTGAGCCCGCAGGCGCAGCACCGGCCACCGGCACCGTGTACAGGGTCAACGATTGATCCGGTACTGTGTCGGGCGAAGACCCGATCAACGCCAGGTTGCCGAAGGTCAACGGCGCCAGCGGATCGATCATCGTGTAGAGATTCACCGATAGCGGCTGTCCACCCGTGGCTGATGTTGCTACTTCGACGCCGAACTCAACCTGCGTCACGTCGAAGGCGTCGAAGATGCCAAAGGATTCCAGATCGAACACCCGCAGGTAGGAGTTGTCGGTGTGTCCGACGCCGTTGTTGCACGACACCGAGTTTCCTGACACGATGTTCTGCGTCAGCGAATGGGTGATGGTCGTCAGACCCTCGGGGCTGGATGGCGTCTGGGGTACTCGCACGCCTGCACCTTCGCCTGCGGCCGAGAAGCCCAGGTCACCAATGGTTACCTGTTGAAGCATCGACTTCAGCGCCGCATCCTCGGTGGTGGCGACTCGCCGTCCAGTTGCCAGAGGCAACATGGGCATGCCCAGATCCTCTTCCTCGATCAGCCAGTCCAGCATGCCGCCACCTGTGTTGCTGATGGTCATGCTTTCCACCACCACGGAGTTGGTCGGCTGCGTGCTCCCAATGAACAACGGATCCACGTAGATGTTGGGCGGTCCGCCGGCATCACATGCCAAGAACACCGCATCCACCGCATAGCCCGCTGCCCAGGATCCACCATCGTCCGAATGGAAGCGTATCTGGACATTCGGATTGCCGGCATAGGCATTCAGGTCCAGATTGTAGGGCTGCCAGACATCCCCGGCAGGCACCACGATCTCACCATCCCATGTCCCACCACCATCACCGCTCACTTCCACGCCACCTGCGATGTGACCGAAGGCGGCATTGAAATGGTACATGAAGTCCAGGGAGGCCGTGGCTGCACCGGACAGGTCGATGATGTTGGTGTACAGGTAGTCGGCACTGCCGTCATTACCGGATCCGGGCAGATCGTCGTTGGCCGAGGCGTAGTACTGCCCCTCGGGCGCCGGGCCTGGATCCCAGGAGCCGCTGCTATTGTCCATCGATACCACCCACTCGCCGCCGGGCAATGCCAGCGTCGTGTAGCTCCAGTCATCGGGGAAGGCCCCATCCTCGAAGCCCACCACAGGGCCGTTGCAGACAAGTGACGCCGCCGGTTCCAGGTCGAGGCCGACGACGACCGCATCATGATCGGAGGCACGCCACTGGTCGGGCACGTAGAGCGCCGGCTGATTCCAGTCGTTGTAATCCAGGCCCCGGGGCTCGTCGGCATTGATGTGCCAGACCGCCGTGCCGGTCACCTGCGGCAGCAGGCTGGGGCTGGCAAAGGCATGGTCCAAGCGCCCCGACTCGCCGCGGTAGGTGTAGGAGTAGGCGCCCGGGCCTTGGTAGGCGTCGATCAGGTCGGCGAAGCTGCTATCCACAAGGGCCTGGATAGGATCTTCCATGGCGTAGGCGTTCATATCGCCGATAACCAGGAAGTCGCTGCCGCCCATACCGGTGGGGTTTCCTGCCATCCAGGCGATCTCCGAAAGAACACCCTGGGTACGGGTGTAGTTCCAGCAGGCCTGGCCATCGCCCTGGTCTGCATCCAGGCCAGTGGCGTCGCTGCATCCCTTGGATTTCAGGTGGTTGACGACTACCGTGACCTGCGAGCCGGTGCTGTTCTGCTCAAAGGTCTGAGCCAGGGCCGGCCGGTTGCGCGCGTCGTTGAAGTTGGGGTCGACCGCGCTGTCCAGCAGGGCAAAGGGACCGGTCGGGGTCACCGTGCCTGCTTTGTAGATCAGGCCAACCTTGATGACATGATCGCCGCCGAGGATGACACCCGGGTCGATATAAGTATAGGTGCCGGGTCCCGCCACCGCGTTGATTCCGTCCACCAGGGTTTGCAGCACCGGCGCACCGGTGGTGTTTTCCAGTTCGTTCAGACCAACCACATCGGCATCCAGGATGGCGAGGGCTGCGGCCAGTTTATCCAGCTGTCGCGGGAATTCGAAGGCGTTGTCTGCCCCGCGGCATCCCTGGTCCTGGCCGGGTCCGCAGATGTCCGGGCCCGTGTCCAGCGTCGTGAAGAAGTTCAAGACATTGAGATTGGCGATGGTCAACGTGCCGCCCACGTCCGGTGGGGGCAACCGATCGTTGATCCGGGAAAAGGTCACCGACGCCGTGGGCTGGACCTTATAGGCGCCGGAGCTGTAACCCAATGCACCGGCAAGTCCCTGGACGGTGTCACCCTGTCGCAGGGTATTGTCGAGGCCCAGGTAGGGTGGCAGCGGCATGGGATTGGTAACCTCGCTGCCGTCGTCCAGCATGATGCGGCTGCGGTCGTTGAGGTCCTGCAATCCATTGGCCGGGGCACCCGGATCGGTTATGTTGGTTGGAATCTGGAGAGGAACATCCAGCGAGAGATCCACCTGGCCACGATAGCCCTGGTTGTAGTGGCCGCTGGCTGCCAGGGTCTGGCCGAAAACGATGCCCATGCCCTCGCTCCATTCCCATTCATCCAGGGTCGTGACCGGCAAGATTATGGCGGCCGGTGTGACCGGCAGGCCATTGGGGCAGAAGAGAACGTCGCTGATGGTGAAGAGTTGGGTCTCGCCGGAGTTTTCCCTGACGACACCCAGCACGCGTACCGGATCGCCCATGGCCACGTCGACGCCGAAACCATCGTCGTAGACGAAGATGCCCTCAGAGGTCATGGGGTCGAGGTCGGCGTCTATGTCCTCTTCCTGGACGAAGAAGCCGCCCAGTT from the Chloroflexota bacterium genome contains:
- a CDS encoding cupin domain-containing protein — translated: MPFTHLDSVEPEEIIAGFHGKLIHTDNLTISFWQIEAGATLPGHNHQHEQVTAVLEGRLQFVLDGEERVLEPGAVAVIPGGVFHSAQALTDCRVVDVFQPARSDYPGQFHRTEAAAD
- a CDS encoding alpha/beta hydrolase translates to MNYLLRFLASIVTLSGLLLPIRFTGMGPRLFIWIPRVLATSLSPLMALVGAIVSLAALRQRQLVTAAGSLVGTGLAARYIIRVVAPHDGFSEAFGPNWPTRVPPELRSRLAARRWPLILPPSSDSFQHDVVFAINDETGRALKADIWQPPAGVPRTGLAVIFVHGGAWRIGEKDLGTRPMFRRLVRQGHTIMDIEYTMAPDVLVPAMVVDVNRAILWLKINAADFKVDPERIVLMGESAGGHLALMAAYTPGDPAFQPPEIDGDTSVRAVVSFYAPIDMLLRHEDIEQGMAMLDSDPWTKAIQWPVEMVLKLTSLVPWGMKVQEAPNYIAAVLGNTPDQDPQLFRRLSPNYRVSEDSPPTLLLQGSADAFDMAPDARDLHQKLQAAGVPSVLAEFPGADHAFILMMPTISPAAQAAFQDLEHFLALMV
- the malQ gene encoding 4-alpha-glucanotransferase, whose protein sequence is MTFTRSAGVLLHPTSFPGRYGIGDLGEHAYRFVDYLQEAGQSLWQVLPLGPTGYGDSPYQCFSAFAGNPLLIDLEQLIGDGLLSWDSINQDLPPFPEDKVDFGWVIAWKMPLLKQSYQAFSEQASMELLVDFEVFCAENGDWLDDFALFMALKDVHDGAPWGSWEMDIRMRQPEAIARWQTELAQPVRTHKYLQWQFFRQWLALKAYANQRGIRLIGDIPIFVANDSSDAWAHPDLFYFDEKGQLTVVAGVPPDYFSETGQLWGNPLYRWEVMAERGYAWWTDRFRAMLTMVDIVRVDHFRGFYNYWEIPAEAETAIDGQWVMGPGPAMFEMVEKELGKLLIIAEDLGDFTPEAREGVDHLMETFGFPGMKILQFAFGSDANDLFLPHNYDSPDWVVYPGTHDNDTIMGWYENTSQPRERANALKYLGKQDTSDLAWDFIRLAWASVARMAVSSAQDLLSLGSEDRMNVPSVPSGNWQWRYLTDDLSDDIQQRLRELTAIYGRVPRETGRQETGKQGNK
- a CDS encoding ExeM/NucH family extracellular endonuclease, producing the protein MPPPRKMQALMFLLMAVTLALSLAAPAITPSAAASPAAAPNDTLTDEPPPAIVINEILYDPHPDQPPADPNGDANGDGIRDGSQDEFVELYNNTGGPLDVSGWTISDAVAVRHTFPAATVIPADCAIVVFGGGTPTGDFGSVVVQTASTGFLGLNNGGDTVTINDGVGDVATYTYGSEGVSDQSLTRDPDIFGPEPLVGHTVAAGSPNSVHSPGTMIDGTPFTGCVVPTPRVVINEFAPKGTEWIELYNAGTASQDLAGWTLADDGGSEPLAGVLDPGAYQVIITTLNLDNAGDFIELHSPDPPEAVVDRVAYGDTGGAPNAPFASDAAQYSTARIVDGLDTDDDARDWNMDPTPTQGAANDVADNNLGGSLLINEVDVFPDAGNDMIELFNPGGAPVDVTSWLISDGDDVAILNGSLSVPAGGFLALEEGVDWTTEGTTGVDFSSSDVAYLFEPSRVRVDQLGWAGEFLDGCVARVPDGAGPNVGFDWVSSGGDVTLFDQDCTMGSSNGSGPAPPLVFNELQADPDAINGDANGDGVVSTTEDEFVEIVNDSGAPVDISGWILSDGVQLRHTFPAGTVIPNLCTVVVFGGGTPTGSFGGAVVQIASTGGLGLNNSGDTVTLNDGSNDIVSLIYGSEGGNNQSITRDPDITGPEPLVYHSTATGSGSALFSPGTMIDGTPFVGCGSQCGAPATKIHEVQGPGASSPMPGATVWIEAVVVGDFQDTATELGGFFVQEEDIDADLDPMTSEGIFVYDDGFGVDVAMGDPVRVLGVVRENSGETQLFTISDVLFCPNGLPVTPAAIILPVTTLDEWEWSEGMGIVFGQTLAASGHYNQGYRGQVDLSLDVPLQIPTNITDPGAPANGLQDLNDRSRIMLDDGSEVTNPMPLPPYLGLDNTLRQGDTVQGLAGALGYSSGAYKVQPTASVTFSRINDRLPPPDVGGTLTIANLNVLNFFTTLDTGPDICGPGQDQGCRGADNAFEFPRQLDKLAAALAILDADVVGLNELENTTGAPVLQTLVDGINAVAGPGTYTYIDPGVILGGDHVIKVGLIYKAGTVTPTGPFALLDSAVDPNFNDARNRPALAQTFEQNSTGSQVTVVVNHLKSKGCSDATGLDADQGDGQACWNYTRTQGVLSEIAWMAGNPTGMGGSDFLVIGDMNAYAMEDPIQALVDSSFADLIDAYQGPGAYSYTYRGESGRLDHAFASPSLLPQVTGTAVWHINADEPRGLDYNDWNQPALYVPDQWRASDHDAVVVGLDLEPAASLVCNGPVVGFEDGAFPDDWSYTTLALPGGEWVVSMDNSSGSWDPGPAPEGQYYASANDDLPGSGNDGSADYLYTNIIDLSGAATASLDFMYHFNAAFGHIAGGVEVSGDGGGTWDGEIVVPAGDVWQPYNLDLNAYAGNPNVQIRFHSDDGGSWAAGYAVDAVFLACDAGGPPNIYVDPLFIGSTQPTNSVVVESMTISNTGGGMLDWLIEEEDLGMPMLPLATGRRVATTEDAALKSMLQQVTIGDLGFSAAGEGAGVRVPQTPSSPEGLTTITHSLTQNIVSGNSVSCNNGVGHTDNSYLRVFDLESFGIFDAFDVTQVEFGVEVATSATGGQPLSVNLYTMIDPLAPLTFGNLALIGSSPDTVPDQSLTLYTVPVAGAAPAGSVLVVEVFTPDGQTAGNSFFIGSNPDGQTAPSYLAAAACGVPEPTDTAAIGFPGMHIVMNVTGDTVAGGACTAPSDIPWLTVAPDNGSNAGGTDTPVDVTFDSTGLANGVYLGNLCVTSNDPDPGPGNETELVIVPVELTVRPPTAVTLSGLAAGEAQSPLPVSLPLTALPALAGAALAAAYVLRRR